From Cellulomonas fimi ATCC 484, a single genomic window includes:
- a CDS encoding glycosyltransferase, with protein MRIAMVSEHASPLAVLGGVDAGGQNVHVAALAAALAGLGHTVDVYTRRDDPGLPPEVDLCPGVRVRHVDAGPPEAVPKDDLLPWMPQFARVLVDAWAHERPDVVHAHFWMSGLAAVQAGEATGVPVVQTFHALGSVKRRHQGAKDTSPPGRVVTETTVGRRVAAVVATCTDEVTELSRMGVPVGHVRVVPCGVDVAHFSPAAAPAGPPRREPVRLLVVGRLVERKGVDTVIDALADLPDAELCVAGGPGADDLDGDPEVVRLRARATARGVADRVHLLGRVAHDAMPGLLRSADVVVATPWYEPFGIVPLEAAACGVPVVGSAVGGLLDSVVDGRTGVLVPPRDPQAVARAVRSLVDAPVWAAATGRAARERAVRLYAWERVAAATAEVYATVTTGVGTRDGVGTREVRAV; from the coding sequence ATGAGGATCGCGATGGTGTCGGAGCACGCCAGCCCGCTGGCGGTGCTCGGCGGGGTCGACGCGGGAGGGCAGAACGTGCACGTCGCGGCTCTCGCCGCGGCGCTCGCGGGGCTGGGGCACACGGTCGACGTCTACACCCGGCGCGACGACCCCGGCCTGCCGCCTGAGGTCGACCTGTGCCCCGGCGTGCGCGTCCGGCACGTCGACGCGGGCCCGCCCGAGGCCGTGCCGAAGGACGACCTGCTGCCGTGGATGCCGCAGTTCGCGCGCGTCCTCGTCGACGCGTGGGCGCACGAGCGCCCCGACGTGGTGCACGCGCACTTCTGGATGTCCGGCCTCGCGGCGGTGCAGGCCGGCGAGGCGACGGGTGTGCCCGTGGTGCAGACGTTCCACGCGCTGGGCTCCGTGAAGCGGCGGCACCAGGGCGCCAAGGACACGAGCCCGCCGGGACGCGTCGTCACCGAGACGACGGTCGGCCGCCGGGTCGCGGCGGTGGTGGCGACGTGCACCGACGAGGTCACCGAGCTCAGCCGCATGGGCGTGCCCGTGGGCCACGTGCGCGTCGTGCCGTGCGGCGTGGACGTCGCGCACTTCTCGCCGGCCGCCGCACCCGCCGGGCCGCCGCGCCGTGAGCCGGTGCGCCTGCTGGTCGTCGGTCGCCTGGTGGAGCGCAAGGGCGTCGACACGGTGATCGACGCGCTCGCGGACCTGCCCGACGCCGAGCTGTGCGTCGCGGGCGGCCCCGGTGCCGACGACCTCGACGGCGACCCCGAGGTGGTCCGGCTGCGCGCGCGTGCCACCGCGCGCGGCGTCGCCGACCGCGTGCACCTGCTCGGCCGGGTGGCGCACGACGCCATGCCCGGGCTGCTGCGGTCCGCGGACGTCGTCGTCGCGACCCCGTGGTACGAGCCGTTCGGGATCGTGCCGCTCGAGGCGGCGGCGTGCGGCGTCCCGGTCGTCGGCAGCGCCGTCGGCGGCCTGCTCGACTCGGTCGTGGACGGCCGCACGGGCGTGCTGGTGCCGCCGCGCGACCCGCAGGCCGTCGCCCGTGCCGTGCGCTCGCTCGTCGACGCCCCGGTCTGGGCCGCGGCGACGGGGCGCGCGGCGCGCGAGCGCGCCGTCCGGCTGTACGCGTGGGAGCGGGTCGCCGCCGCGACGGCCGAGGTGTACGCCACGGTCACGACGGGCGTCGGGACGCGGGACGGCGTCGGGACGCGGGAGGTGAGGGCGGTATGA
- a CDS encoding HAD-IIIA family hydrolase encodes MTWSVVVPTVGRPSLDRLLASLAAQRWADDRPGPERVVVVDDRPFTAHEPLRPTGARVVRTGGRGPAAARNAGWRSVTSPWVVFLDDDVLLPDGWGDALHEDLAHAAADVAGSQARLHVPLPDDRPPTDWERSTAGLERARWATADMAYRRDALAAVGGFDERFPRAYREDADLALRVRQAGWRLERGRRTTHHPVRPADAWVSVRVQRGNADDALLRARYGPGWRELTEAGTGRFVPHVATSAAALATLGGAALRRRPLTVAGAVAWLALTADLTGRRLRPGPGPGDAGWPAEWARMVSTSLVLPVVAVVHRLRGEARWRGAAPAWPRPVRALLLDRDGTLVHDVPYNGDPDAVRPVDGAREVLDRVRAAGIRVGLVSNQSGVARGLLTSAQVDAVNARVAALLGPFDVVRVCPHAPEDGCACRKPAPGMVLDAAAALGVAPWECAVVGDIGADLDAAVAAGARGVLVPTPSTRPAEVAAAAAVGALADDLDAAVRLVLPVGAP; translated from the coding sequence GTGACGTGGTCGGTCGTGGTGCCGACGGTCGGGCGTCCCTCGCTGGACCGCCTGCTCGCGAGCCTCGCGGCGCAGCGCTGGGCCGACGACCGCCCCGGTCCGGAGCGGGTCGTCGTCGTGGACGACCGCCCGTTCACCGCGCACGAGCCGCTGCGCCCGACGGGAGCGCGCGTCGTGCGGACCGGCGGTCGCGGCCCCGCGGCGGCGCGCAACGCGGGCTGGCGGTCCGTGACGTCGCCCTGGGTCGTGTTCCTCGACGACGACGTGCTGCTGCCCGACGGCTGGGGCGACGCGCTGCACGAGGACCTCGCGCACGCGGCGGCCGACGTCGCGGGCAGCCAGGCCCGTCTGCACGTGCCGCTGCCGGACGACCGGCCGCCGACCGACTGGGAACGCAGCACGGCCGGGCTCGAGCGGGCGCGGTGGGCGACGGCCGACATGGCGTACCGGCGCGACGCGCTCGCCGCCGTCGGCGGGTTCGACGAGCGGTTCCCCCGGGCCTACCGCGAGGACGCCGACCTCGCGCTGCGCGTGCGGCAGGCCGGCTGGCGGCTCGAGCGCGGGCGGCGGACGACGCACCACCCCGTGCGCCCCGCCGACGCGTGGGTCAGCGTGCGCGTCCAGCGGGGCAACGCCGACGACGCGCTGCTGCGCGCCCGGTACGGGCCGGGCTGGCGCGAGCTGACCGAGGCCGGGACGGGGCGGTTCGTGCCGCACGTCGCGACGTCGGCGGCAGCGCTCGCCACGCTCGGCGGCGCCGCGCTGCGACGACGGCCGCTCACCGTCGCGGGGGCCGTCGCGTGGCTCGCCCTCACCGCGGACCTCACGGGCCGGCGGCTGCGACCCGGCCCGGGCCCGGGCGACGCGGGCTGGCCCGCGGAGTGGGCCCGGATGGTGAGCACGTCGCTCGTCCTGCCGGTGGTCGCCGTCGTGCACCGGCTGCGCGGCGAGGCGCGGTGGCGGGGGGCGGCACCCGCGTGGCCGCGGCCCGTCCGCGCCCTGCTGCTCGACCGCGACGGGACGCTCGTGCACGACGTCCCGTACAACGGCGACCCGGACGCCGTCCGGCCCGTCGACGGTGCGCGCGAGGTGCTGGACCGGGTGCGTGCCGCGGGGATCCGCGTCGGGCTCGTCAGCAACCAGTCCGGCGTCGCACGCGGGCTGCTCACGTCGGCCCAGGTCGACGCGGTGAACGCGCGCGTCGCCGCGCTGCTCGGACCGTTCGACGTCGTGCGGGTCTGCCCGCACGCGCCCGAGGACGGCTGCGCGTGCCGCAAGCCCGCCCCGGGCATGGTCCTCGACGCCGCCGCCGCGCTCGGCGTCGCGCCGTGGGAGTGCGCCGTGGTCGGCGACATCGGGGCGGACCTCGACGCAGCCGTCGCCGCGGGCGCGCGGGGCGTCCTCGTGCCGACGCCCTCGACCCGCCCGGCCGAGGTCGCGGCGGCCGCGGCGGTCGGTGCCCTGGCCGACGACCTCGACGCGGCCGTGCGCCTGGTCCTGCCGGTCGGTGCGCCGTGA
- a CDS encoding D-sedoheptulose-7-phosphate isomerase translates to MSARDWIGDHRRELTLGLSALQDEARTVERWGRVLAVRLAAGSRLLAAGNGGSAAEAQHLTGELVGRFLADRRPLSAIALCADSASYTAIVNDYGADEVFARQVDAHGRPGDVLVLLSTSGRSPNVVRAAERGRAAGLLVWGLTGPAPNPLAALCHASLCVPAPSTAAIQAVHLVAVHALCAALDAHLPAAVDAGVRLDAGPATPGHVTGTRDEPDRVAAARGARLVAGPAGVPAGRASGVPA, encoded by the coding sequence ATGAGCGCACGGGACTGGATCGGGGACCACCGGCGCGAGCTGACGCTCGGGCTGTCCGCGCTGCAGGACGAGGCGCGCACGGTCGAGCGGTGGGGCCGCGTGCTCGCGGTCCGCCTGGCGGCCGGGTCGCGCCTGCTCGCGGCCGGCAACGGCGGCAGCGCCGCGGAGGCGCAGCACCTCACCGGTGAGCTCGTCGGGCGGTTCCTCGCGGACCGGCGGCCGCTGTCGGCGATCGCGTTGTGCGCGGACAGCGCGAGCTACACGGCGATCGTCAACGACTACGGCGCCGACGAGGTGTTCGCGCGCCAGGTCGACGCGCACGGTCGGCCGGGCGACGTGCTGGTGCTGCTGTCGACCTCGGGCCGCAGCCCCAACGTGGTGCGCGCGGCCGAGCGGGGCCGGGCCGCGGGCCTGCTGGTGTGGGGCCTGACCGGTCCCGCGCCGAACCCGCTCGCGGCCCTGTGCCACGCGTCGCTGTGCGTGCCGGCACCGAGCACCGCGGCGATCCAGGCCGTGCACCTCGTCGCGGTCCACGCGCTGTGCGCGGCGCTCGACGCACACCTGCCGGCCGCCGTCGACGCCGGCGTGCGCCTCGACGCCGGGCCCGCCACCCCCGGTCACGTCACGGGGACGCGCGACGAGCCCGACCGCGTCGCGGCCGCTCGGGGGGCCCGGCTCGTCGCCGGACCGGCAGGCGTGCCCGCCGGCCGTGCGTCCGGAGTGCCCGCGTGA
- a CDS encoding carbamoyltransferase family protein produces the protein MRVLGINAVFHDSSAALVVDGQVVAAAEEERFSRRKHGKRPVPFAAWELPDQAARWCLVHAGLRPQDLDAVAYGFDPALAKAAEDMGLDDPWDHLRIMYAERAPGFLASVLPGLDPGRVRFVAHHVAHAASAGLQAGFPSSAVMALDGRGERASALLGRYDGGRLETVATQDLPHSLGLVYESLTEHLGFLRSSDEYKVMALASYGRPRFLDELRGLLRVTGDGGYVAVPPDWSRWAPPRVDDGTWDGAHADLACSVQARLEEVLVELATWLRQETGESRLTMAGGIALNCVANSRIWREAGFDEVWVQPASGDSGTALGAALQVAADAGDTIAPMTTAALGRGWSDDELAGWLRAAHVPFETPEDLPRQVAAALAQDAVVAWFDGRAEFGPRALGQRSLLAHPGVAENLERLNDVKGREQFRPVAPMVLAEDAAEIFSDGPLPSPYMLFVHRVAEQWRDRVPAVVHVDGTARIQTVDADAQPRLAATLRAFRDLTGLPVVVNTSLNTAGRPMVDDPRDALELFGSAPVDVLVVGPHLVRRASLFAAPRLRAGERVPS, from the coding sequence ATGCGCGTCCTCGGGATCAATGCGGTCTTCCACGACTCCTCCGCCGCGCTCGTCGTCGACGGGCAGGTGGTGGCCGCCGCGGAGGAAGAGCGGTTCAGCCGGCGCAAGCACGGCAAGCGGCCCGTGCCGTTCGCCGCGTGGGAGCTCCCCGACCAGGCGGCGCGGTGGTGCCTCGTGCACGCCGGGCTGCGGCCGCAGGACCTCGACGCGGTCGCCTACGGGTTCGACCCCGCGCTCGCGAAGGCCGCCGAGGACATGGGCCTCGACGACCCGTGGGACCACCTGCGGATCATGTACGCCGAGCGGGCGCCGGGCTTCCTCGCGTCGGTGCTGCCGGGGCTCGACCCGGGGCGGGTGCGGTTCGTCGCGCACCACGTCGCGCACGCCGCGTCGGCGGGGTTGCAGGCGGGCTTCCCGTCGTCCGCGGTGATGGCGCTCGACGGTCGCGGGGAGCGCGCTTCGGCCCTGCTCGGCCGCTACGACGGCGGCCGGCTGGAGACGGTCGCCACGCAGGACCTGCCCCACTCGCTCGGGCTCGTCTACGAGTCGCTCACCGAGCACCTGGGGTTCCTGCGGTCGAGCGACGAGTACAAGGTCATGGCGCTCGCGTCGTACGGGCGTCCGCGGTTCCTCGACGAGCTGCGCGGGCTGCTGCGCGTGACGGGCGACGGCGGGTACGTCGCGGTGCCGCCGGACTGGTCGCGGTGGGCGCCGCCGCGCGTCGACGACGGCACGTGGGACGGCGCGCACGCGGACCTCGCGTGCTCGGTGCAGGCCCGCCTCGAGGAGGTGCTGGTCGAGCTCGCGACGTGGCTGCGTCAGGAGACGGGTGAGTCGAGGCTCACGATGGCCGGCGGGATCGCGCTGAACTGCGTCGCGAACTCGCGGATCTGGCGCGAGGCCGGGTTCGACGAGGTGTGGGTGCAGCCCGCGTCGGGCGACTCGGGGACGGCGCTCGGGGCCGCGCTGCAGGTCGCGGCCGACGCGGGCGACACGATCGCGCCGATGACGACCGCGGCCCTCGGGCGCGGCTGGTCCGACGACGAGCTCGCCGGCTGGCTGCGGGCCGCGCACGTGCCGTTCGAGACGCCCGAGGACCTGCCCCGGCAGGTCGCGGCGGCGCTCGCGCAGGACGCGGTCGTCGCCTGGTTCGACGGTCGCGCCGAGTTCGGCCCGCGCGCCCTCGGTCAGCGCTCGCTCCTCGCCCACCCGGGTGTCGCGGAGAACCTGGAGCGGCTCAACGACGTCAAGGGGCGCGAGCAGTTCCGCCCCGTCGCCCCGATGGTGCTCGCCGAGGACGCGGCCGAGATCTTCTCCGACGGGCCGCTGCCCAGCCCCTACATGCTGTTCGTCCACCGCGTCGCGGAGCAGTGGCGGGACCGGGTGCCGGCGGTCGTGCACGTGGACGGCACCGCGCGCATCCAGACGGTCGACGCCGACGCGCAGCCGCGGCTCGCGGCGACCCTGCGGGCGTTCCGCGACCTGACCGGCCTGCCCGTGGTGGTGAACACGAGCCTGAACACCGCGGGCCGCCCGATGGTCGACGACCCCCGCGACGCCCTCGAGCTGTTCGGGTCGGCGCCGGTGGACGTGCTCGTCGTCGGCCCGCACCTCGTCCGGCGCGCGTCGCTGTTCGCCGCACCCCGGCTCCGCGCGGGCGAGCGGGTGCCGTCGTGA
- a CDS encoding glycosyltransferase family 9 protein, which produces MTRVVAVRLDSEGDVLLCGPAVRALAATGDVDLLASPAGAAAGRLLPGVRDVLVFDAPWSGYVPPPVDATRVARTVAELAARRYERAVVLTSAHQSPLPTALLLRLAGVRFVAADCDDYPGSLLDLRHRRAQGRHEVQAALDLAVAAGGRPVPTPDGRPGDALAVRTPLPDVSALLPGRPFVVLHPGASVPARAPAPDHATALAVALAAAGRHVVVTGGPTERALTAHVAEAARTAAHAPVTDLGGRTDLAALAAVLAAADAVVVGNTGPAHLAAAVGTPVVSLFAPVVPADRWRPWGVPHVVLGDQEAPCAATRARACPVPGHPCLTGIDPRAVVDAVDRLAPVRQGVPA; this is translated from the coding sequence GTGACCCGGGTCGTGGCCGTGCGGCTCGACTCCGAGGGCGACGTCCTGCTGTGCGGGCCTGCCGTGCGGGCGCTGGCCGCGACGGGTGACGTCGACCTGCTCGCCTCCCCCGCCGGGGCCGCCGCGGGACGGCTGCTGCCGGGCGTGCGCGACGTCCTCGTCTTCGACGCACCGTGGAGCGGGTACGTGCCGCCACCCGTCGACGCCACCCGCGTCGCGCGGACCGTCGCCGAGCTGGCCGCCCGCCGGTACGAGCGCGCGGTCGTGCTGACGTCCGCGCACCAGTCCCCGCTGCCCACCGCGCTGCTGCTGCGCCTCGCGGGCGTGCGGTTCGTCGCCGCGGACTGCGACGACTACCCCGGGTCGCTGCTGGACCTGCGGCACCGGCGCGCGCAGGGGCGGCACGAGGTCCAGGCGGCGCTCGACCTGGCGGTCGCGGCGGGCGGACGACCCGTCCCGACGCCGGACGGCCGTCCGGGCGACGCGCTCGCGGTGCGCACCCCGCTGCCCGACGTCTCCGCCCTCCTCCCCGGCCGCCCCTTCGTCGTGCTGCACCCGGGTGCGTCGGTACCGGCCCGCGCGCCCGCACCGGACCACGCCACCGCGCTCGCCGTCGCCCTCGCCGCGGCCGGGCGGCACGTCGTGGTCACCGGTGGCCCGACCGAGCGGGCGCTGACCGCGCACGTCGCGGAGGCCGCCCGCACCGCCGCCCACGCGCCCGTGACGGACCTCGGCGGGCGCACCGACCTCGCGGCCCTCGCCGCGGTCCTCGCCGCGGCCGACGCCGTCGTCGTGGGCAACACCGGCCCCGCCCACCTCGCCGCGGCGGTCGGGACGCCGGTCGTCTCGCTCTTCGCGCCCGTCGTGCCCGCGGACCGGTGGCGTCCCTGGGGCGTGCCGCACGTCGTGCTCGGCGACCAGGAGGCACCGTGCGCGGCGACCCGGGCCCGCGCCTGCCCCGTGCCCGGCCACCCGTGCCTGACGGGCATCGACCCGCGCGCGGTCGTCGACGCCGTCGACCGGCTCGCGCCCGTGCGGCAGGGGGTGCCCGCATGA
- a CDS encoding glycosyltransferase, whose protein sequence is MRVLLWHVHGSWTTAFVQGPDTYVLPVVPGRGPDGRGRAQTWDWPASAVEVPADRLRDEQVDVVVLQRPRDAELLRAWTGLRAGTDVPAVYVEHNTPRVPGDATWHPVGLRDDVVLVHVTPFNALAWNNGRAPVVVVEHGVVDPGARYTGGRATLAAAVNEPVRRWWVAGTDVLLRVAAAVPLEVHGMGTDQLVAHAPHLAGRVHDLDQDALHDALATSRAYVHPFRWTSLGLSLVEAMTLGSPVLALATTAAPEAVPASAGLVTSDVDALVATARRWLHDPDEARERGAAARAHALAHFGLERFLTDWQHLLKEVTR, encoded by the coding sequence ATGAGGGTGCTGCTGTGGCACGTGCACGGCTCGTGGACCACCGCGTTCGTCCAGGGCCCCGACACCTACGTGCTGCCCGTCGTGCCCGGGCGCGGCCCGGACGGGCGCGGACGCGCGCAGACGTGGGACTGGCCCGCGTCCGCGGTCGAGGTGCCCGCCGACCGGCTGCGCGACGAGCAGGTCGACGTCGTCGTGCTGCAGCGCCCTCGCGACGCCGAGCTGCTGCGTGCGTGGACCGGCCTGCGCGCGGGCACCGACGTGCCCGCCGTGTACGTCGAGCACAACACGCCGCGCGTGCCGGGCGACGCGACGTGGCACCCGGTCGGCCTGCGGGACGACGTCGTGCTCGTGCACGTCACGCCGTTCAACGCGCTCGCCTGGAACAACGGTCGGGCGCCGGTCGTGGTCGTCGAGCACGGCGTCGTCGACCCGGGGGCCCGGTACACGGGCGGGCGTGCGACGCTCGCCGCGGCCGTCAACGAGCCGGTGCGGCGCTGGTGGGTCGCGGGCACCGACGTGCTGCTGCGCGTCGCCGCGGCGGTCCCGCTCGAGGTCCACGGCATGGGCACCGACCAGCTCGTCGCGCACGCCCCGCACCTCGCGGGCCGCGTGCACGACCTGGACCAGGACGCGCTGCACGACGCGCTCGCGACCAGCCGTGCCTACGTGCACCCGTTCCGCTGGACGAGCCTCGGCCTGTCGCTCGTCGAGGCGATGACCCTCGGCTCCCCCGTGCTGGCACTCGCGACGACCGCCGCACCCGAGGCCGTGCCCGCCTCCGCGGGCCTGGTGACGTCGGACGTCGACGCGCTCGTCGCGACCGCGCGGCGCTGGCTGCACGACCCGGACGAGGCGCGCGAGCGCGGCGCCGCGGCCCGGGCGCACGCGCTCGCGCACTTCGGCCTGGAGCGCTTCCTGACCGACTGGCAGCACCTGCTGAAGGAGGTGACGCGATGA